The Treponema primitia ZAS-1 genome window below encodes:
- a CDS encoding HAL/PAL/TAL family ammonia-lyase: MFILNGNDLDLKTLRAIAVEGEQVAISSDGEARLQDSRKLVYELVEQDVPVYGFNTGVGWNKDRHIASEYFKLYNENLIHSHTLGVREEASEPEVRAAMAIRLNCLLRGNTGIQPEIAHRYAEFLNQKIHPVVPERGSVGEGDISILSHIGLAMIGEGDVYYQGQRMSAVEAHKRAGLKFVELGPKDGLAIVSCNAFGMGEGALTLIDLTDLVDQADLIYAVSLEGLNGNTSPLDPKIHEARRLPGQTLSAALVSRFLKGSYIYEADPDKSVQDPISFRSGAYVHGSLRDALEYVTKFALIQMNSTDDNPCLLLDERRIISCSNFECTTIAVGFEMLGITLSHVSRMSCYRMTKLGTPAFTRLPRFLTPDETHVHAFGALQKTYTLLDTEIRHLSNPSTVDYQAVAGDIEDHANNLPHVAQRIRRITDNLKYILGMEMMHAAQAITLRKQQNPKLRLGAATEAAYEEYRRSVPWYDRDRNLSTDIEASYQLVKSRRMLEAAKSI, encoded by the coding sequence AGCAGGATGTCCCGGTCTACGGTTTTAATACCGGTGTGGGCTGGAATAAGGATCGGCATATTGCATCGGAATATTTCAAACTTTACAATGAAAACCTTATCCACTCCCACACCCTTGGTGTGCGGGAGGAAGCCTCGGAACCGGAAGTACGGGCGGCAATGGCAATACGCCTGAACTGTCTGTTACGGGGCAATACGGGCATTCAGCCGGAGATCGCCCACCGTTATGCGGAATTCCTGAATCAAAAAATACATCCCGTCGTTCCGGAGCGTGGTTCAGTCGGCGAAGGTGATATTTCAATCTTATCCCATATAGGACTCGCGATGATCGGCGAGGGGGATGTGTACTATCAGGGCCAGCGGATGAGTGCAGTTGAGGCCCACAAACGGGCGGGGCTTAAATTCGTGGAACTGGGCCCTAAGGACGGCTTGGCTATAGTAAGCTGCAACGCCTTCGGTATGGGGGAAGGGGCGCTTACCCTGATAGACCTTACCGATCTGGTGGATCAGGCGGACCTGATCTATGCCGTCTCCCTTGAAGGTCTCAATGGTAACACCTCCCCACTGGACCCGAAGATCCACGAAGCACGGCGGCTTCCGGGACAGACCCTAAGCGCCGCCCTGGTAAGCAGGTTTCTCAAGGGCAGTTACATCTACGAAGCCGATCCGGATAAATCCGTGCAGGACCCTATCAGCTTTAGGAGCGGCGCCTATGTTCACGGTTCCCTGAGGGACGCCCTGGAATATGTTACCAAGTTCGCGTTGATCCAGATGAACAGCACCGACGACAACCCCTGTCTGCTTCTTGATGAAAGAAGGATCATCTCATGCTCAAACTTTGAGTGTACCACCATCGCCGTAGGTTTTGAGATGCTGGGCATTACCCTAAGCCATGTCTCACGGATGTCCTGTTACCGGATGACCAAGCTTGGAACCCCCGCTTTTACGCGGCTTCCCCGGTTTTTGACTCCGGATGAAACCCATGTCCATGCCTTTGGGGCGCTTCAGAAAACCTACACCCTTTTAGATACGGAAATACGGCATCTTTCCAATCCGTCCACCGTTGATTATCAGGCAGTAGCCGGCGATATAGAGGATCACGCAAATAACTTACCCCATGTGGCCCAACGCATACGGCGGATAACCGACAACCTGAAGTACATCCTGGGCATGGAGATGATGCACGCCGCACAGGCGATTACCCTGCGAAAGCAGCAAAACCCAAAGCTTCGGCTTGGAGCGGCAACAGAGGCGGCCTATGAAGAGTATCGCCGCAGTGTGCCGTGGTATGACCGCGATAGGAACCTGTCGACGGACATAGAAGCATCCTACCAACTGGTAAAAAGCAGGCGTATGCTTGAGGCTGCTAAAAGTATTTGA
- a CDS encoding HAL/PAL/TAL family ammonia-lyase produces the protein MDQPNKLTGVCFGDTLTIEDLISVARFRSPVSFSGAYRERVNQSRALVEQFVRENRLIYGVTTGVGDNVKRVIPEDEAAIYQEKMVLTHCTAVGEPLDEEGVRAIMFMMLANLGTGYTGIRLQVLELLSEFLNRGVFPWAPIHGSVGYLGVEAHIALVLMGKGKAFVNGTLTDGAAALKAAGLEPIRLGYKEGLCLISGGTAATALAALAEYGLLNALAAADAVSAVTVEALGGNMGAFDERVMSVKKQADQWKTADHLRGLLADSEILKKLGGQNLQDALSLRCIPQAHGAARKTILDARTAIENEINSCDDNPIIHPSGEALSACNADAGFVGIASDSLCIAACYLAKIAERRTDRMVNELVSGLPAFLSPDPGGNSGYMILQYSSAGILGEMRVLAHPASIDAIPTCALQEDYVSMGYNAALKARETAGLLEYVIGNELLAAAQALELKAGAGVSPSRFGQRILKAVREKAPFMTEDHYISPDMEWCRDLVSSGRVREIAEDLIGTMD, from the coding sequence ATGGACCAGCCCAATAAGCTTACCGGCGTATGCTTTGGTGATACGCTGACCATAGAAGATCTGATCTCCGTTGCCCGTTTCCGATCCCCCGTATCTTTTTCCGGCGCATACCGGGAGCGGGTAAATCAGAGCCGGGCTTTGGTAGAACAATTTGTGCGGGAAAACCGCCTGATCTACGGCGTTACCACCGGGGTTGGTGATAATGTAAAACGGGTAATCCCCGAAGATGAAGCCGCCATATACCAGGAAAAAATGGTTCTGACCCACTGTACCGCTGTGGGGGAACCACTGGATGAAGAAGGGGTGCGGGCCATCATGTTCATGATGCTCGCCAACCTGGGAACCGGGTATACCGGCATACGGCTTCAGGTACTGGAACTTCTGTCGGAGTTTTTAAACCGGGGGGTTTTCCCCTGGGCTCCTATCCACGGTTCAGTGGGATACCTGGGAGTAGAGGCCCATATTGCCCTGGTCCTGATGGGAAAGGGCAAGGCCTTTGTTAACGGAACTTTGACCGATGGGGCGGCGGCTTTAAAGGCTGCCGGCCTTGAACCGATTCGGCTGGGCTACAAGGAAGGTCTCTGCCTGATCAGCGGCGGGACCGCGGCTACCGCCCTGGCTGCCCTGGCTGAATACGGTTTGTTAAACGCCCTCGCTGCGGCGGACGCGGTTTCTGCGGTGACCGTTGAGGCCCTGGGGGGCAATATGGGGGCCTTTGATGAACGGGTAATGTCCGTCAAAAAACAAGCGGATCAATGGAAAACCGCGGATCATCTGCGGGGCCTTTTGGCGGACAGCGAGATTCTGAAAAAGCTTGGGGGGCAGAATTTGCAGGACGCCCTGTCCCTCCGTTGTATTCCCCAGGCCCATGGGGCGGCGCGTAAAACTATTCTGGACGCACGGACGGCAATTGAAAACGAAATAAATTCCTGCGACGATAACCCCATCATCCATCCATCGGGGGAAGCCCTGAGCGCCTGCAACGCCGACGCCGGCTTTGTCGGCATCGCATCGGACTCTCTGTGTATCGCCGCCTGCTATCTGGCAAAAATCGCCGAACGCCGTACCGACCGTATGGTCAACGAACTGGTCAGCGGTCTCCCGGCATTTCTATCCCCCGATCCCGGCGGAAACAGCGGCTATATGATTCTGCAGTATTCCTCCGCCGGTATTTTGGGTGAGATGCGGGTCCTGGCTCATCCCGCCTCAATAGACGCCATACCCACCTGTGCGCTGCAGGAAGATTACGTCAGCATGGGGTATAACGCGGCGTTAAAGGCCCGTGAAACAGCGGGGCTTCTGGAATATGTAATTGGCAACGAGCTGCTTGCCGCCGCCCAGGCCCTGGAATTAAAAGCCGGCGCCGGAGTTTCGCCCTCCCGGTTCGGACAGCGGATCCTAAAAGCCGTCCGGGAAAAGGCGCCGTTCATGACCGAGGATCATTATATTTCCCCTGACATGGAATGGTGCCGGGATCTGGTGTCTTCAGGACGGGTAAGGGAGATTGCGGAGGACCTTATCGGAACCATGGATTAG
- a CDS encoding BCCT family transporter — protein MSNREKPEGLKKAIRWEVFIPAYIVIGGAALLGIFNKDALTQGSNKFFFWSLDTFGWLYQIAVMASLALVAIVTCSSKFGKMRIGGKDAKPKYKFWTWFAMALTGGIATGIVTWGVNEPLIYFGNVWGELDKLGIKAFSPEAAVFSMGRNFYNWTFIPYAIYAMSGLLVAYVYYHKKESLTVTSTLKPLFGSRVTAKGFSAVIDTLSMLALIIGLITGLTMCITLVTSGLKGGYGIQESLPLFITLGVAIMLIFTFSSYIGMDKGLKTLSNLNAWFYYVLLLLLFLTGPTLYILRIGTAGMAEWLNNFFRWGLDPIDIGGEALTRSWTLFDWAFWVGYAPVTGIFLAMLAYGRTVREYMIVNWILPSVFGIIWFSIWGGSALDMQISGKADLVGAINSGGAIMALWEFLKHLPFGLGVIVIPVNLFIIIISFITNADATLTNIGSMCVRDVPIGTEPPAKVKAVWGISVGIVAIIMAAYGGGVQGVDGVKALAAAAGFIVIFVFVLQIISFIKSFFIDKFIE, from the coding sequence ATGTCAAACAGAGAGAAACCAGAGGGATTAAAAAAAGCAATACGCTGGGAAGTGTTTATCCCTGCGTACATCGTAATCGGAGGGGCGGCGCTGCTTGGAATTTTCAACAAAGACGCCCTTACCCAGGGTTCCAATAAATTTTTCTTCTGGTCCCTGGATACCTTCGGATGGCTCTACCAGATAGCGGTCATGGCGAGCCTTGCCCTGGTGGCAATCGTTACCTGTTCTTCAAAGTTCGGTAAAATGAGGATCGGGGGCAAGGATGCCAAACCAAAGTACAAATTCTGGACTTGGTTTGCCATGGCCCTGACCGGCGGTATCGCAACGGGTATCGTTACCTGGGGGGTGAATGAGCCTCTTATCTACTTCGGCAATGTCTGGGGAGAATTGGACAAACTGGGTATAAAGGCTTTTTCGCCGGAAGCTGCGGTCTTTTCCATGGGCCGTAATTTCTACAACTGGACCTTTATTCCCTATGCGATCTATGCCATGAGTGGGCTCCTGGTTGCCTACGTCTACTACCACAAGAAAGAAAGCCTAACCGTTACCTCCACCTTGAAGCCCCTCTTCGGTTCTCGGGTGACAGCCAAGGGTTTTTCCGCCGTTATCGACACCCTGTCCATGTTGGCGCTGATCATCGGACTTATCACGGGGCTCACCATGTGCATCACCCTGGTAACTTCCGGGCTTAAGGGTGGATATGGTATACAGGAAAGCCTGCCCCTGTTTATTACCCTCGGCGTGGCAATCATGCTGATATTCACCTTTTCCTCCTACATCGGTATGGACAAGGGTCTCAAAACCCTCAGCAATCTGAACGCGTGGTTTTACTACGTCCTATTGCTCCTGTTGTTCCTCACCGGACCGACCTTGTACATTTTACGCATCGGTACCGCCGGTATGGCCGAATGGCTGAATAACTTTTTCCGGTGGGGCTTGGATCCTATAGATATAGGCGGCGAGGCGCTGACCCGATCCTGGACCCTCTTTGACTGGGCTTTCTGGGTAGGATACGCGCCGGTAACCGGTATCTTCCTGGCCATGCTCGCCTACGGTAGGACAGTTCGGGAGTACATGATAGTTAACTGGATTCTCCCCTCGGTTTTCGGTATCATCTGGTTTTCCATCTGGGGCGGCAGCGCCCTGGACATGCAGATATCCGGCAAAGCGGATTTGGTAGGAGCCATCAACAGCGGCGGCGCTATTATGGCCCTGTGGGAATTCCTCAAACATCTGCCCTTCGGCCTGGGAGTTATCGTTATTCCTGTTAATCTTTTTATCATCATTATTTCATTTATCACCAATGCCGACGCGACCCTGACCAACATCGGTTCGATGTGCGTCCGTGATGTGCCTATCGGAACCGAACCCCCCGCTAAGGTCAAGGCTGTCTGGGGTATTTCCGTGGGAATTGTGGCTATCATCATGGCAGCCTACGGAGGAGGAGTTCAGGGGGTTGATGGTGTAAAAGCTCTAGCGGCAGCGGCCGGATTTATCGTAATTTTCGTCTTTGTTTTACAAATCATATCGTTCATAAAGAGCTTTTTTATTGATAAATTTATAGAGTAA